AGGATGAGGATCGGATCCTGCTGCGAATACAGGACGAGGGCATAGGAATAGCGGAAGACCGCCTGCCCAAATTAGGCGAGCCGTTTTATACGACGAAGGATCATGGAACCGGCTTGGGATTAATGCTTTGCTACAAAATCATCGATCATCATAAGGGAAGAATAGAAATCCGCAGCGAACTCCATAAGGGTACGACAGTAGATATTATTCTTCCCGTTCAGAGCGCTTAGAGCTTATCTCTTTTGTCAGATCCGGCAGATTTCTTTCGGGCAAGCGGGATATTTGGGACAATTGCACACATAACGCAAATCTTCCATGCGGCGGATCACCAGTTTGCCGTTTTTCATTTCTACAATGCCTTCGTCTTTAAACGCGCTCAGCATCCGATTCACACTTTCCCTGGTCGCCCCGATCATGTCCGCGATTTCCGCATTGGTCAGCTTAATGTTCAGACGAGTTCCCTCCGTACAATGGACTCCATACGAATTGCTCATCCGGATCAAGGTCGAGGCGAGAGCCCCTTGTTTGCCGTAGAACAGCAAATCGCGGAATTTGGATTGGGTCGTCTGGTGCATCATGGCCATCCACTTCATGAATTCCACGGCAAAATCCCCGTGCTGGTATAGGAGCACCTCCAAGTCTTTTTTCTGAATGATGCCGATGTCGGCGTCCTCTATGATCTCCGCGCTGAAGCTGTTTAAGCCTTCACCGAAGCTTCCGAGCTCCCCAAACAAGTCTCCTTGCCGCATAATCGACAAAATTAAATTTCTGCCGTCTTCCGTCGATTTGAGCAGCTTCACCCTTCCTGAGCGAATATAATACAGCTTGCCGGCATCTTCGCCTTCCCAGAACAGATAGGCGCCTTTTTTGGCTTTATGTGGATACATGATGCTTTGCATCAGTTCAAAGTGGTCTGCATTAAAATAACTTCCGTTTTCGTCCTTGGAGGTTGTAGTCTGCTGTTGGGTCATGACAGCCATTTGATTCACTCCTTCATCGGTTATGCAACTATCATATCGTGAAGTCCGGCTGAATGTTATCGGGAGATTTCCTGAACCTGTCAGGATGAATTCCCTGAACTTGGTATGAGAAAAATCACAGCAGACGAGAAAATACCCTGAGCATGGAGATCCGATTCTCCTTATCATTACGTTTTATTTCTTGTAAACTTTCAGGGAATTCCCTGAATTACATTCCCCCTTAAAAAATATAGAATGGAGTATGCAGGAAGCTGTACTGTACGGCTTAGAGCAGACAGGTGGGATTCAATTGAAGGACGTGCAAGTGCAAATCGAATATTTGCTGCATTCCCTGCGGGAGACGACTTCAAGCGATTTTTCCGCTTTGGGCTTCCTGGAACCGCTCGATCAACGGATTCGATGCGATTATGTATCCGGAAACCAGAACGAGAAGTTCAAGAATATTGTGCTGAGGCCGGGAAAGGGGATCGCCGGTGAAGTGCTCCGGCGCCGAAGACCGTTTATATTGGATGCTTCGGTCCAGGATGCCGGAATGCAGCGCATGAATTTTCCCATCATGCTGGCTGAAAATCTGCAATCCGCTGCAGCCGTTCCTGTAAGGATCAGCGAGGAAGACTGGGGAGTGCTGCTTGTTGCTAGCCGCTCACTGCGTCAATTTCTCAGCCGGGAAATAGAGATGCTTGAGCAGTCGGCCGACCGTTTGGCCGTTCTCCTGCGGGCAGCAGAACTAAAGAATGATTAATTATTTTTCCAAATCTACGAATTCCTGATTGTAGGAATTCGTTTTTTTATTTATGATGGAAACAAGTGTGATAAAAGTCACTGACAAAACAGAAACAATGTGGAGAAGAGGAAGGAAGCGGGATATGACCAGAATTCTGGTAGTGGACGATCATGCCGTCGTTCGATCCGGATTAATGATGCTGTTGAACAACAAACACGGCATGGACGTGATCGGAGAAGCGGCGGACGGAAACGAAGCCATTGAATTGGCGGTCAAGTTGCAGCCTGATGTTGTATTGATGGATTTGAGCATGCCCGGCGGAATGGACGGTATGACGGCCACAAGCGAATTGAAGAAGCAGCTTCCCGAAACGGCGGTGCTTATTCTGACCATGCACGATGATGAGGAATATTTGTTTCGCGCCATTCATGTCGGCGCTTCCGGCTATATATTGAAGAGCGCTCCGCACGATGAGCTGATGACGGCTATTCAATCGGTTGCCAAAGGAGATGCTTATTTATACCCCACTGCAACGAAGAAGCTGATGAGCGAATATTTGGATAAACTGAAAACCGGAGATTCATCCGGAACCTTCGACTCTTTGTCCGAGCGGGAAAAAGAAATTCTGGCATGGATCGCCAAAGGCTATTCGAACAAAGAAATCGCCGAACATTTGATAATCAGTGTGAAGACGGTAGAATCCCATAAAAGCAATCTGATGGAGAAGCTCAGCTTGAAAACAAGACCGGAATTAGTGAAATTCGCCATGAAAAAGGGGTTGTTGAACTTTGAATAACCGCGGGCAGCGTCCTTATCCGCAAGTGATCGGGCAGAACGCGGCGGATCTTTTGTCGCAGCTTGAAGGCCGGATTTCCAATCCGGAATTACAGGAAAAGCTGAAGCATTCCCTTCAGGAATTTGCCGATTTGAAGTTTGCCCTTGACGAATCGGCGATCGTTGCGGTCACCGACAGAAAAGGCACCATCAAATATGTCAACGATACCTTCTGCAATATTTCCAAATATTCCAGAGAGGAACTGCTGGGAAAAGATCATCGGATCATCAATTCGGGCTACCACGGCAAGGCTTTCATGAAGGATTTGTGGCAAACCATCGGAGCGGGAAAGGTATGGCGCGGAGAAATCAAAAACCGTGCCAAGGACGGAACTTATTATTGGGTATATACGACAATTGTGCCGTTTTTAGACGAGTCCGGGCGACCTTACC
The Ferviditalea candida genome window above contains:
- a CDS encoding Crp/Fnr family transcriptional regulator; the protein is MAVMTQQQTTTSKDENGSYFNADHFELMQSIMYPHKAKKGAYLFWEGEDAGKLYYIRSGRVKLLKSTEDGRNLILSIMRQGDLFGELGSFGEGLNSFSAEIIEDADIGIIQKKDLEVLLYQHGDFAVEFMKWMAMMHQTTQSKFRDLLFYGKQGALASTLIRMSNSYGVHCTEGTRLNIKLTNAEIADMIGATRESVNRMLSAFKDEGIVEMKNGKLVIRRMEDLRYVCNCPKYPACPKEICRI
- a CDS encoding GAF domain-containing protein, with the translated sequence MQVQIEYLLHSLRETTSSDFSALGFLEPLDQRIRCDYVSGNQNEKFKNIVLRPGKGIAGEVLRRRRPFILDASVQDAGMQRMNFPIMLAENLQSAAAVPVRISEEDWGVLLVASRSLRQFLSREIEMLEQSADRLAVLLRAAELKND
- a CDS encoding response regulator, whose protein sequence is MTRILVVDDHAVVRSGLMMLLNNKHGMDVIGEAADGNEAIELAVKLQPDVVLMDLSMPGGMDGMTATSELKKQLPETAVLILTMHDDEEYLFRAIHVGASGYILKSAPHDELMTAIQSVAKGDAYLYPTATKKLMSEYLDKLKTGDSSGTFDSLSEREKEILAWIAKGYSNKEIAEHLIISVKTVESHKSNLMEKLSLKTRPELVKFAMKKGLLNFE